The nucleotide sequence ATACTATCGTTCAAGACAAATTGGGATTTATATGGTTAGGAAACCAAATTGGCCTAAATCGTTTTGATGGCATTAATTCAAAAACCTATACTAAAAACTCCGGTCAGCCAAATAGCCTAGAAAGTAATTGGGTACATAAAGTATTTGTCGACTCAGAAGAGCGTTTGTGGGTTCTTGGAAACGGCGGAATAAGTCTTTATTTACCAGAAATAGATGGCTTCCAAAATCTTAACCAAGATAAAAAATATAGCGACGTTTTGACCGATCTATATAAAGCTATCGCAGAAGATAGCGATGGTAATATCTGGTTTGCAGGTATGTCCCATTATTTATACCGGTTAGACACCAAAACATCGGCTATTAGCCGTATTCAAATATCAACAAACAAAGAACTTGAGGTAACTGACTTGATGTTTGCTGCCGATGGAAAACTTTGGCTCACTTCCAATATTGGTCTTTTTATTAAAGATAATGATGAACAAATTGTTAGCTATGAAACTCAAGGCGATAATGGCATACCGTCAACGAAACTCAATGCCGTTTTTCAAGATAGTAATGGTATCAATTGGATCGCGACAAAAGATGCAGGCGTGTTTCAATTTGACTTAACAATCGGTGTATTAGAATCGTTTTCTTTTGACGAAAATAATTCGAAAAGTTTATGTTCTAATGATGTTAGAGACATCATAGAAGATAACAATTTAAATTTGTGGTTTGGCACAGGACAAGGGCTATGCAAGTTAAACCAATCGACGAATGAATTTAAACGTTTTGTTAATAATACAGCAAGACCAAGAAGCCTAGTAGATGATAGGGTTCAAGCGCTATATCAAGACGCGGGTGGTGTTCTTTGGGTTGGTACCTATGCTGGTGTAAGCCGCTGGAACGCTGATTTAATTCCGTTTAACCATATCAATACCAACTTTGAAGAGGGGAAATACCTTTCATCCAACATCATCGCAGCATTTGAACAAGATAATAATGGCAATATTTATGTCGGTACATGGGGCGGAGGGTTAAATATAATCAACCCAACAACTGGCGAGACAAGTTTTATCAACTCCAGTAAAGGTGATATAGGCGCATTACAAGATAATCGCGTAATGAGTTTGCTAATCGACAGTAAAGAAAACCTTTGGGTGGGTACGTTTGCTGAGGGCATACAAATTAAAAGTTCCGACAGCAATATTTTCAAAACTCTAAGCCATGATGAAGCTGACAAAACAACCATCAGTAGCAATGCAATTAGTAAAATCATTGAATTATCCGACGGTACTATCGTGATAGCAACGTTTGGTGGTGGTATTAATTTGATTGATAGCAAGGGTAAAATAAAGCGTGTATCTACTCAAAACAAAGGGCCTTATGGTTTATCTTCTGACAAAGTCCTTGACGTAATAGAAGGCTATGAAAATGATTTATGGATTGCTACACGCAGTGGTGGCGTAAATCGTTACAACATAGATACTGGGCTGGTCGACTATTTTCGAGTAGAAGATAGTGGCCTTGATGGGATGAAAACCAATAAAACAGTAAGTTTACTAAAGACTGAACATTACATTTGGGTAGCAACTCAAGATTCGGGATTAGCGAGAATTGCACGTGATTCTATTGTATCAACAGACTTTAAATTTGAATTTATTGGAATAGAGAAAGGCTTGCCTAGCAATTTCACCTACGCTTTAGTTGAAGACGACTTTGGCTTTATTTGGGTAACCCATACGGAGGGGTTAACTCGATTGTCTGCAGACACACTTGAAATCGATAATTTTAATACTTCCCATGGTGTACAGGGTAAAGACTTTAATAGCGGTGCATATTTTAAGGCTGATGATGGCAGGATCTTTTTTGGCGGCCCAAATGGTTTTAATACTTTTAATCCTAAACATATCCCGATCAATAATCATCAACCAGCGATACGCTTAACTAACTTTTCAAAATTTAACGAATCTATCCCTTTACATCAAATATTTAACAAAGATGAAATTTTGGAGTTAGATCATTTTGAATCGTTTCTGATATTTGAATTCGCGGCCCTTGATTACACAAAACCAGAAGATAATCAGTATCAATACAAAATGGAAGGGTGGAAAGACGAGTGGATTGATTCGGGAACGAATAACCGCATCATGTTTACTAGCTTACCTTATGGTGATTATAAGTTTAGAATACGAGGCTCAAACAACGACGGAGTTTGGAGTAAACAAGAACTAGTAATACCAATTAAAGTAAATCCTCCGTGGTGGTTTACCAACAGCGCTTATGTGTTTTATCTATTTTTGTCATTTTTATTGATCGTTTTATTTATATCACGAGCCAAACAAAAACAACGTCAACAATTAGAA is from Thalassotalea crassostreae and encodes:
- a CDS encoding two-component regulator propeller domain-containing protein, coding for MKVLIKKMCYVVFCGGALMLSTNVLAVTQQAQLFSHTNRDVDFSNYTDLTEHLSQPAVNTIVQDKLGFIWLGNQIGLNRFDGINSKTYTKNSGQPNSLESNWVHKVFVDSEERLWVLGNGGISLYLPEIDGFQNLNQDKKYSDVLTDLYKAIAEDSDGNIWFAGMSHYLYRLDTKTSAISRIQISTNKELEVTDLMFAADGKLWLTSNIGLFIKDNDEQIVSYETQGDNGIPSTKLNAVFQDSNGINWIATKDAGVFQFDLTIGVLESFSFDENNSKSLCSNDVRDIIEDNNLNLWFGTGQGLCKLNQSTNEFKRFVNNTARPRSLVDDRVQALYQDAGGVLWVGTYAGVSRWNADLIPFNHINTNFEEGKYLSSNIIAAFEQDNNGNIYVGTWGGGLNIINPTTGETSFINSSKGDIGALQDNRVMSLLIDSKENLWVGTFAEGIQIKSSDSNIFKTLSHDEADKTTISSNAISKIIELSDGTIVIATFGGGINLIDSKGKIKRVSTQNKGPYGLSSDKVLDVIEGYENDLWIATRSGGVNRYNIDTGLVDYFRVEDSGLDGMKTNKTVSLLKTEHYIWVATQDSGLARIARDSIVSTDFKFEFIGIEKGLPSNFTYALVEDDFGFIWVTHTEGLTRLSADTLEIDNFNTSHGVQGKDFNSGAYFKADDGRIFFGGPNGFNTFNPKHIPINNHQPAIRLTNFSKFNESIPLHQIFNKDEILELDHFESFLIFEFAALDYTKPEDNQYQYKMEGWKDEWIDSGTNNRIMFTSLPYGDYKFRIRGSNNDGVWSKQELVIPIKVNPPWWFTNSAYVFYLFLSFLLIVLFISRAKQKQRQQLEYQAQLQSEVAQRTAELQMANVALEHAVIETNSAKEQAETAARTKANFLATMSHEIRTPMNSIIGMSDLLMKTGLNRAQNRYAQSVQRASEMLLELINDILDFSKIDAEKVELEIAEVNLHELIEETAFLFANKAHKSGVELTVSISMDTPQMVLGDELRIRQVITNIIGNAVKFTLSGSVEVSCFVRSGNIEINVIDTGCGISDQNQNKVFNAFKQEDSSTTRRFGGTGLGLAISKRLVKLMDGEISLKSTVNQGSTFTISLPLPTFKDTVFINSVDVEQHVVVMTESDVVKRMASNALNRLQLDHTIATNVAEVEKVHALYDDAIFLIDNEQLSATPCYKFAKTVEKQVIVMGTTMSQNRLLDHGYYIEKPLRKNVLLEILQDCIHGKQSSTEENSELMFADIVEFKARILLVEDVVTNQEVAKAMLHLFGCEVDIADNGAIAVELVKANYYDLIFMDCQMPVMDGFEATVEIRKLQQSLNQEDTPIIALTAGVGLGYEEKCLQAGMNSHAYKPFTTKQLLRVLKTYLSGLIVAIAPDDEVQIEDVDQQGYAEETNIEENELIDLAAIDAIREIEKLTGKSIYPKVFVKFKAEFSGKLVKLKETLAINDNEEVRKLAHGMKSLAANLGAKELSQLSVQIEQYAHSNELHLCVRIVEKLETVFQQTKIILEDVARELV